A window of the Oncorhynchus masou masou isolate Uvic2021 chromosome 13, UVic_Omas_1.1, whole genome shotgun sequence genome harbors these coding sequences:
- the LOC135552161 gene encoding protein JTB-like isoform X2 codes for MGRMESDCRIPMLCLRPRVLALHALFWGLVSLRVFGAALLSEEKTTVARPVTTPCWQMEEFVVAVECSQCTAFQLSWAACTQTGYMEMINCTKSNKDEYKSCRSTLMEEHLFWKFEGAMLGLTILFALVVVARQRSLDRLASEKVRRQIESI; via the exons atggggaggatggagagcgATTGCAGAATCCCCATGTTGTGCTTGAGGCCCAGAGTCCTGGCTTTGCATGCACTCTTCTGGGGTTTGGTGTCTCTCAG AGTGTTTGGTGCAGCTCTGCTGAGTGAGGAGAAGACCACCG TGGCCAGGCCGGTAACCACCCCCTGTTGGCAGATGGAGGAGTTTGTGGTTGCGGTGGAATGCTCCCAGTGCACCGCTTTCCAGTTG TCATGGGCAGCATGTACTCAGACGGGATACATGGAGATGATCAACTGCACCAAGTCAAATAAAGACGAGTACAAGAG CTGCCGCTCTACCCTGATGGAGGAACACCTTTTCTGGAAGTTTGAGGGAGCCATGTTGGGCCTTACCATACTGTTCGCCCTCGTAGTGGTCGCTAGGCAACGTTCGCTGGACCGGCTTGCCTCCGAGAAAGTCCGCAGGCAGATCGAGTCCATCTAG
- the LOC135552159 gene encoding CREB-regulated transcription coactivator 2-like isoform X1, whose product MFMAGTGNGGCGVGQGPGSSSGSCNPRKFSEKIALLTQRQAEDTAAFQEVMMDITSTRIQVQRARQARSFGTYYGGSLPNVNQIGRSTSDVQVQLPCSPDNGFPIRLHPMAERTQGEGRLSFPVRPNRRHTDNSPYRSVHLSPPPEPSWRRNWSSTVDKSQQMHLPITALNRTNSDSALHTSVRNTHTGDHLSPNQQALTSRNRRGVFPYPVPPIEENVLEEGTPLRNTKKCPALPTGIKSRKFPGVHILSSPDQQFSALNVPSALNVSGSLPDLSSLHLPSPQPVVVDPDKPTACSTGHLPGTLSYLGARDDEFPLPGLSLSLQGSYSNPLLQSSHSIPNIQSSLSSHSLSSSLSSTSLNFSLSNTSLQSSPSNQSLQSFLSSSSLSGLSLQSTTSHCSYSSGIGGSRSCSSSSLSCSPRPTSQTQVPPSRRRTPLSPLVVPTGGESRWLQSKQFSPVGSPKLSSITQGVLLNTNQLPQESRPPGYRHCQPQHEGTPAAQQPMHRGLPQWQHSLTEGQQQPRQEPQKTPPPHEKSRDLQRGVHQQQQQQQHPQQHPQQQLPQTHNLQRVEYHHQQQYQHPNQLYQCQIQHVQTEGQDLDTKQQRQSGSNQCENLQQQHLHQLQKEQHQRQKEHQQQQKQVYQNLPQHQQEKQRQQYQLHQQHPHQQNPHQQQYQQQACQRQPQQHRALRQDEVLQHQQQLQQFQPYQQQRPQNGNQQQQQQQHQWHLQCAYPPSQSLNLSGQNMSNPQKVPTMQMTRKHQTQVQGRSWAHQKVQGQKDQIQTKLSSQMNSFMDNSPDLYNDSSILDHFQNESYMGLHLTPSQTQALSQQLGQLSKEPLWGNSGPQSVVGKDGGVYCGIQVPQMSVHCQNQSSVDCHNILLTDKTAFDDFSGILPMLGFDADPFALDNPLQIDPLDLEELNKLADGDMVEDSVKGHCSNLLR is encoded by the exons ATGTTTATGGCAGGTACAGGCAACGGGGGCTGCGGGGTAGGCCAGGGGCCAGGCTCTAGTTCTGGGTCCTGCAATCCGCGAAAGTTTAGCGAGAAGATAGCACTCCTCACCCAGCGGCAAGCTGAGGACACCGCAGCCTTCCAGGAGGTTATGATGGACATCACTTCCACCAGG ATTCAGGTCCAGAGAGCGCGGCAGGCCAGAAGCTTTGGCACCTATTATGGAGGCTCCCTTCCCAATGTCAACCAGATTGGGAGAAGCACCTCAGATGTACAG GTCCAGCTCCCCTGTAGTCCAGACAATGGCTTCCCCATAAGACTTCACCCAATGGCAGAGCGGACACAAGGAGAGGGGCGGCTCAGTTTCCCAGTCAGGCCAAACAGGAGACAT ACTGACAACTCTCCCTACCGCTCAGTTCATCTGTCTCCACCACCCGAGCCCAGCTGGAGAAG GAACTGGTCAAGCACAGTGGACAAAAGCCAACAGATGCACCTTCCCATCACAGCACTTAATAG AACTAACTCAGATTCGGCCCTGCACACCAGTGTGAGGAACACCCACACAGGGGATCATTTGAGCCCCAACCAGCAGGCTTTAACCTCACGGAACAGACGTGGTG TCTTTCCATATCCAGTGCCTCCGATTGAGGAGAATGTCCTAGAAGAGGGAACACCATTAAGAAATACCAAGAAG TGTCCTGCACTTCCCACTGGAATCAAATCACGTAAATTCCCTGGTGTACA CATCCTGTCCTCACCAGATCAGCAGTTCAGTGCTCTCAACGTCCCGTCCGCTCTCAATGTGAGTGGCTCCTTGCCCGACCTCTCCAGCCTGCACCTCCCCTCCCCACAGCCAGTAGTTGTGGACCCAGACAAACCCACTGCCTGCAGCACTGGCCACCTACCTGGAACTCTCTCCTACCTTGGAGCCAGGGACGATGAATTTCCCTTGCcag GTTTGTCGTTGTCTCTCCAAGGCTCATACAGTAACCCATTGCTCCAGTCCTCCCACAGCATCCCCAATATCCAATCCTCTCTCAGCAGCCACTCTCTTTCCAGCTCTCTGAGCTCCACTTCCTTGAACTTCTCACTCAGCAACACTTCCCTGCAGTCATCCCCTAGCAACCAATCCCTCCAGTCCTTCCTCAGCAGTTCTTCCCTAAGCGGCCTATCCCTGCAATCCACAACTAGCCACTGTAGCTACAGCAGTGGGATTGGTGGATCCCGCTCTTGCTCCTCCTCTTCGCTATCCTGCTCCCCACGTCCAACGAGCCAGACGCAGGTGCCGCCGTCAAGGAGGCGGACTCCCCTCAGCCCACTGGTCGTTCCCACTGGTGGAGAGTCTCGCTGGCTCCAATCTAAACAGTTTTCACCGGTTGGGTCTCCAAAGTTATCTTCTATAACTCAG GGAGTTCTCCTGAACACCAACCAATTACCACAGGAATCAAGGCCACCAGGGTATCGTCACTGCCAACCTCAACACGAGGGTACTCCAGCAGCTCAGCAGCCCATGCATAGAGGCCTGCCACAGTGGCAGCATTCTCTGACAGAGGGGCAGCAGCAACCCAGGCAGGAACCGCAGAAAACGCCACCACCCCACGAGAAATCCAGGGATCTACAACGAGGTGtacatcagcagcagcagcagcaacaacatcctcAACAACACCCACAGCAACAGCTCCCACAGACACACAATCTCCAACGAGTGGAATATCACCATCAACAACAGTACCAACACCCAAATCAACTATATCAATGCCAGATCCAGCATGTCCAGACAGAAGGTCAGGACCTGGACACAAAACAGCAACGTCAAAGTGGGTCAAACCAGTGTGAGAACTTACAGCAACAACACTTACATCAATTACAAAAGGAACAGCATCAACGACAAAAAGAGCACCAGCAACAACAGAAACAAGTGTACCAAAACCTCCCACAGCATCAGCAAGAGAAGCAAAGGCAACAATACCAGCTGCACCAGCAACACCCACACCAGCAGAACCCACATCAGCAACAGTATCAACAACAAGCATGCCAAAGACAACCTCAGCAACACCGAGCACTTCGACAAGATGAGGTGCTACAGCATCAACAGCAGCTCCAGCAGTTTCAACCATACCAACAGCAGCGGCCGCAAAATGGcaaccagcagcagcaacagcagcaacatcaGTGGCATCTCCAGTGTGCATACCCGCCATCTCAGAGCCTCAACTTGAGTGGGCAGAACATGTCAAACCCACAAAAAGTACCAACGATGCAGATGACTCGTAAGCATCAGACCCAAGTCCAGGGAAGGAGCTGGGCACATCAAAAGGTGCAAGGTCAGAAGGACCAGATTCAGACCAAACTCTCCTCACAGATGAACTCCTTCATGGACAACAGTCCGGACCTCTACAAT GACTCTTCCATACTGGATCATTTCCAGAATGAGTCCTACATGGGCCTACACCTCACACCCAGCCAGACTCAGGCGCTTTCCCAGCAG CTGGGACAACTCAGTAAGGAGCCTCTCTGGGGAAATTCTGGGCCTCAATCTGTGGTTGGGAAAGATGGAGGGGTTTACTGTGGGATCCAAGTACCTCAGATGTCCGTCCACTGCCAGAACCAAAGCAGTGTGGACTGTCATAACATCCTTTTGACAG ACAAAACAGCTTTTGATGATTTCTCTGGAATTCTGCCCATGCTGGGATTTGATGCAGACCCCTTTGCCCTGGATAACCCCCTTCAGATCGATCCCCTAGACCTGGAGGAGCTTAACAAGTTGGCAGATGGAGACATGGTCGAGGACTCTGTGAAAGGACACTGCTCTAACCTACTTAGGTGA
- the LOC135552160 gene encoding glycosylated lysosomal membrane protein-like, protein MATEILYTIHVYVLFLLLTFRFSSSFIGNGENYRRNVSLELNPGLNSLLTPLPPGVGLLHVRALGKNNTLHYLLCSQGAPALLLVHTSSISSKVEVDWPAFLMQNTTGSLKVTPESSVLYSNALVFTRLWEYDDVNDTADPEHLPPSSFFQPYELQNFSWGDLNKTLDPTGHTALLCGRDASKSFSNGSLCLKFSAFDVEGRDQGWPSLLHNANSSQLRVGLDGVAPRSNRSRFSLELQAVGDTQPMSRVDMLRSIDDEYTPSIFKVSQWVSSPVNSTSPVLGYAQWKPVAYRRPSPAFEDATPCRHSTPVPVAQLPPSGLVRAYFGGEHQTTGLNMTFSITGDPFYNTTNYLSWTVLVGLGSPPVDLFSPLVLVIMVVGLGTPMLIILLGGVCVCVRKNRPQTQVYEPIQAKPLTIF, encoded by the exons ATGGCGACGGAGATTTTGTACACAATCCACGTTTATGTCTTATTTTTGCTTTTAACCTTTCGGTTTTCTTCTAGTTTTATCGGCAATGGTGAAAACTACCGTCGGAAT GTATCCCTGGAGCTGAACCCTGGTCTGAACTCCTTGCTGACACCGCTGCCCCCTGGTGTTGGCTTGCTCCATGTGCGGGCACTCGGCAAAAACAACACACTGCATTACCTCCTCTGCAGCCAGGGGGCGCCCGCGTTACTACTCGTGCACACAAGCTCCATTTCATCCAAGGTGGAGGTAGACTGGCCTGCTTTCCTCATGCAAAATACCACAGGCAGCCTGAAAGTGACTCCAGAGAGCAGTGTTCTGTACAGCAATGCACTCGTCTTTACCAGG CTGTGGGAGTATGACGACGTCAACGACACAGCTGACCCTGAGCACCTACCCCCCTCCAGCTTTTTCCAGCCCTACGAGCTGCAGAATTTCTCCTGGGGCGACCTGAACAAGACATTGGACCCCACAGGCCACACCGCCTTGCTTTGTGGAAGAGATGCCAGCAAGAGCTTCAGCAATGGCTCGCTCTGTCTGAAG TTCTCAGCCTTTGATGTTGAGGGGCGTGACCAAGGCTGGCCCAGTCTCCTCCACAACGCTAACTCCTCCCAGCTGAGGGTGGGGCTGGACGGCGTGGCCCCGAGGTCCAATCGCTCCCGCTTTTCCCTAGAGCTACAGGCTGTGGGAGACACCCAGCCCATGAGCAGAGTGGACATGCTCCGGTCAATAGATGACGAATACACACCCTCCATATTCAAg GTATCTCAGTGGGTGTCCTCTCCAGTCAACTCCACCTCCCCTGTTCTTGGCTACGCCCAATGGAAGCCTGTGGCCTACCGCAGGCCGTCGCCTGCCTTTGAGGATGCCACTCCCTGCCGGCACTCAACGCCTGTCCCTGTAGCCCAGCTTCCCCCCTCCGGCCTGGTGCGGGCTTATTTTGGAGGGGAGCACCAGACCACCGGGCTCAACATGACCTTCAGTATAACTGGAGACCCATTCTACAACACCACCAACTACCTTAGCTG GACTGTGTTGGTGGGACTGGGCTCTCCTCCTGTGGACTTGTTTTCTCCCCTGGTTCTGGTCATCATGGTGGTGGGGCTGGGCACTCCCATGCTGATCATCCTGCtgggcggggtgtgtgtgtgtgtccgcaagAACAGGCCCCAAACGCAGGTTTATGAGCCAATCCAGGCCAAGCCTTTAACCATTTTCTAG
- the LOC135551415 gene encoding cocaine- and amphetamine-regulated transcript protein-like: protein MDSIRVRALFYLGVCLSVFSVVCQGQMSDDNILSSQEEQFPLGYVTRDLANALERLLEGVQQDNGIGLSVEKKASLIPRCDVGERCAMKHGPRIGRLCDCLRGTACNTFFLRCY from the exons ATGGACAGCATCAGGGTTCGAGCACTCTTCTACCTgggcgtctgtctgtctgtcttcagtgtTGTTTGCCAGGGGCAGATGTCAGATGACAACATACTCTCTTCACAAGAGGAACAATTTCCACTGGGATATGTCACCAGAGATTTG GCTAATGCACTCGAGAGGCTTCTGGAAGGGGTACAGCAAGACAACGGGATAGGTCTATCAGTGGAGAAAAAAGCAAGTCTCATTCCACGG TGTGATGTTGGAGAGCGGTGCGCTATGAAGCACGGGCCGCGCATTGGAAGGCTTTGTGACTGTCTGCGAGGCACCGCGTGCAACACATTTTTCCTGCGTTGTTACTGA
- the LOC135552159 gene encoding CREB-regulated transcription coactivator 2-like isoform X2 — MFMAGTGNGGCGVGQGPGSSSGSCNPRKFSEKIALLTQRQAEDTAAFQEVMMDITSTRIQVQRARQARSFGTYYGGSLPNVNQIGRSTSDVQVQLPCSPDNGFPIRLHPMAERTQGEGRLSFPVRPNRRHTDNSPYRSVHLSPPPEPSWRRNWSSTVDKSQQMHLPITALNRTNSDSALHTSVRNTHTGDHLSPNQQALTSRNRRGVFPYPVPPIEENVLEEGTPLRNTKKCPALPTGIKSRKFPGVHILSSPDQQFSALNVPSALNVSGSLPDLSSLHLPSPQPVVVDPDKPTACSTGHLPGTLSYLGARDDEFPLPGLSLSLQGSYSNPLLQSSHSIPNIQSSLSSHSLSSSLSSTSLNFSLSNTSLQSSPSNQSLQSFLSSSSLSGLSLQSTTSHCSYSSGIGGSRSCSSSSLSCSPRPTSQTQVPPSRRRTPLSPLVVPTGGESRWLQSKQFSPVGSPKLSSITQESRPPGYRHCQPQHEGTPAAQQPMHRGLPQWQHSLTEGQQQPRQEPQKTPPPHEKSRDLQRGVHQQQQQQQHPQQHPQQQLPQTHNLQRVEYHHQQQYQHPNQLYQCQIQHVQTEGQDLDTKQQRQSGSNQCENLQQQHLHQLQKEQHQRQKEHQQQQKQVYQNLPQHQQEKQRQQYQLHQQHPHQQNPHQQQYQQQACQRQPQQHRALRQDEVLQHQQQLQQFQPYQQQRPQNGNQQQQQQQHQWHLQCAYPPSQSLNLSGQNMSNPQKVPTMQMTRKHQTQVQGRSWAHQKVQGQKDQIQTKLSSQMNSFMDNSPDLYNDSSILDHFQNESYMGLHLTPSQTQALSQQLGQLSKEPLWGNSGPQSVVGKDGGVYCGIQVPQMSVHCQNQSSVDCHNILLTDKTAFDDFSGILPMLGFDADPFALDNPLQIDPLDLEELNKLADGDMVEDSVKGHCSNLLR; from the exons ATGTTTATGGCAGGTACAGGCAACGGGGGCTGCGGGGTAGGCCAGGGGCCAGGCTCTAGTTCTGGGTCCTGCAATCCGCGAAAGTTTAGCGAGAAGATAGCACTCCTCACCCAGCGGCAAGCTGAGGACACCGCAGCCTTCCAGGAGGTTATGATGGACATCACTTCCACCAGG ATTCAGGTCCAGAGAGCGCGGCAGGCCAGAAGCTTTGGCACCTATTATGGAGGCTCCCTTCCCAATGTCAACCAGATTGGGAGAAGCACCTCAGATGTACAG GTCCAGCTCCCCTGTAGTCCAGACAATGGCTTCCCCATAAGACTTCACCCAATGGCAGAGCGGACACAAGGAGAGGGGCGGCTCAGTTTCCCAGTCAGGCCAAACAGGAGACAT ACTGACAACTCTCCCTACCGCTCAGTTCATCTGTCTCCACCACCCGAGCCCAGCTGGAGAAG GAACTGGTCAAGCACAGTGGACAAAAGCCAACAGATGCACCTTCCCATCACAGCACTTAATAG AACTAACTCAGATTCGGCCCTGCACACCAGTGTGAGGAACACCCACACAGGGGATCATTTGAGCCCCAACCAGCAGGCTTTAACCTCACGGAACAGACGTGGTG TCTTTCCATATCCAGTGCCTCCGATTGAGGAGAATGTCCTAGAAGAGGGAACACCATTAAGAAATACCAAGAAG TGTCCTGCACTTCCCACTGGAATCAAATCACGTAAATTCCCTGGTGTACA CATCCTGTCCTCACCAGATCAGCAGTTCAGTGCTCTCAACGTCCCGTCCGCTCTCAATGTGAGTGGCTCCTTGCCCGACCTCTCCAGCCTGCACCTCCCCTCCCCACAGCCAGTAGTTGTGGACCCAGACAAACCCACTGCCTGCAGCACTGGCCACCTACCTGGAACTCTCTCCTACCTTGGAGCCAGGGACGATGAATTTCCCTTGCcag GTTTGTCGTTGTCTCTCCAAGGCTCATACAGTAACCCATTGCTCCAGTCCTCCCACAGCATCCCCAATATCCAATCCTCTCTCAGCAGCCACTCTCTTTCCAGCTCTCTGAGCTCCACTTCCTTGAACTTCTCACTCAGCAACACTTCCCTGCAGTCATCCCCTAGCAACCAATCCCTCCAGTCCTTCCTCAGCAGTTCTTCCCTAAGCGGCCTATCCCTGCAATCCACAACTAGCCACTGTAGCTACAGCAGTGGGATTGGTGGATCCCGCTCTTGCTCCTCCTCTTCGCTATCCTGCTCCCCACGTCCAACGAGCCAGACGCAGGTGCCGCCGTCAAGGAGGCGGACTCCCCTCAGCCCACTGGTCGTTCCCACTGGTGGAGAGTCTCGCTGGCTCCAATCTAAACAGTTTTCACCGGTTGGGTCTCCAAAGTTATCTTCTATAACTCAG GAATCAAGGCCACCAGGGTATCGTCACTGCCAACCTCAACACGAGGGTACTCCAGCAGCTCAGCAGCCCATGCATAGAGGCCTGCCACAGTGGCAGCATTCTCTGACAGAGGGGCAGCAGCAACCCAGGCAGGAACCGCAGAAAACGCCACCACCCCACGAGAAATCCAGGGATCTACAACGAGGTGtacatcagcagcagcagcagcaacaacatcctcAACAACACCCACAGCAACAGCTCCCACAGACACACAATCTCCAACGAGTGGAATATCACCATCAACAACAGTACCAACACCCAAATCAACTATATCAATGCCAGATCCAGCATGTCCAGACAGAAGGTCAGGACCTGGACACAAAACAGCAACGTCAAAGTGGGTCAAACCAGTGTGAGAACTTACAGCAACAACACTTACATCAATTACAAAAGGAACAGCATCAACGACAAAAAGAGCACCAGCAACAACAGAAACAAGTGTACCAAAACCTCCCACAGCATCAGCAAGAGAAGCAAAGGCAACAATACCAGCTGCACCAGCAACACCCACACCAGCAGAACCCACATCAGCAACAGTATCAACAACAAGCATGCCAAAGACAACCTCAGCAACACCGAGCACTTCGACAAGATGAGGTGCTACAGCATCAACAGCAGCTCCAGCAGTTTCAACCATACCAACAGCAGCGGCCGCAAAATGGcaaccagcagcagcaacagcagcaacatcaGTGGCATCTCCAGTGTGCATACCCGCCATCTCAGAGCCTCAACTTGAGTGGGCAGAACATGTCAAACCCACAAAAAGTACCAACGATGCAGATGACTCGTAAGCATCAGACCCAAGTCCAGGGAAGGAGCTGGGCACATCAAAAGGTGCAAGGTCAGAAGGACCAGATTCAGACCAAACTCTCCTCACAGATGAACTCCTTCATGGACAACAGTCCGGACCTCTACAAT GACTCTTCCATACTGGATCATTTCCAGAATGAGTCCTACATGGGCCTACACCTCACACCCAGCCAGACTCAGGCGCTTTCCCAGCAG CTGGGACAACTCAGTAAGGAGCCTCTCTGGGGAAATTCTGGGCCTCAATCTGTGGTTGGGAAAGATGGAGGGGTTTACTGTGGGATCCAAGTACCTCAGATGTCCGTCCACTGCCAGAACCAAAGCAGTGTGGACTGTCATAACATCCTTTTGACAG ACAAAACAGCTTTTGATGATTTCTCTGGAATTCTGCCCATGCTGGGATTTGATGCAGACCCCTTTGCCCTGGATAACCCCCTTCAGATCGATCCCCTAGACCTGGAGGAGCTTAACAAGTTGGCAGATGGAGACATGGTCGAGGACTCTGTGAAAGGACACTGCTCTAACCTACTTAGGTGA
- the LOC135552161 gene encoding protein JTB-like isoform X1 — MGRMESDCRIPMLCLRPRVLALHALFWGLVSLRVFGAALLSEEKTTVARPVTTPCWQMEEFVVAVECSQCTAFQLKSWAACTQTGYMEMINCTKSNKDEYKSCRSTLMEEHLFWKFEGAMLGLTILFALVVVARQRSLDRLASEKVRRQIESI; from the exons atggggaggatggagagcgATTGCAGAATCCCCATGTTGTGCTTGAGGCCCAGAGTCCTGGCTTTGCATGCACTCTTCTGGGGTTTGGTGTCTCTCAG AGTGTTTGGTGCAGCTCTGCTGAGTGAGGAGAAGACCACCG TGGCCAGGCCGGTAACCACCCCCTGTTGGCAGATGGAGGAGTTTGTGGTTGCGGTGGAATGCTCCCAGTGCACCGCTTTCCAGTTG AAGTCATGGGCAGCATGTACTCAGACGGGATACATGGAGATGATCAACTGCACCAAGTCAAATAAAGACGAGTACAAGAG CTGCCGCTCTACCCTGATGGAGGAACACCTTTTCTGGAAGTTTGAGGGAGCCATGTTGGGCCTTACCATACTGTTCGCCCTCGTAGTGGTCGCTAGGCAACGTTCGCTGGACCGGCTTGCCTCCGAGAAAGTCCGCAGGCAGATCGAGTCCATCTAG
- the LOC135552158 gene encoding T-complex protein 1 subunit gamma, whose translation MMGQQVLVLSQNMKRESGRKVQTGNISAAKTIADVIRTCLGPRAMMKMLLDPMGGIVMTNDGNAILREIQVQHPAAKSMIEISRTQDEEVGDGTTSVIILAGEMLSVSEQFLEQQMHPTVVISAYRHALDDMLNLLKDISTPVDVSDREMMLKIINSAINTKALSRWSDMACSIALDAVKTVEMEENGRKEIDIKKYAKVEKVPGGIIEDSCVLRGVMVNKDVTHPRMRRMIKDPRIVLLDCSLEYKKGESQTDIEITREEDFARILQMEEEYIQQICEDIIRLKPDLVFTEKGVSDLAQHYLMKANITAIRRVRKTDNNRIARACGARIASRTDELREGDVGLGAGLFEIKKIGDEYFAFVTECKDPKACTILLRGASKEILAEVERNLQDAMQVTRNVLLEPSLLPGGGAAEMAVSQRLMELSKALTGVEQWPYRALAQALEVIPRTLIQNCGASTIRVLTSLRAKHTQKGSVSWGVNGETGTLADMTSLGIWEPLAVKAQTYKTAVETAILLLRIDDIVSGHKKKGDEQTGGGQGAE comes from the exons aTGATGGGCCAACAGGTTCTCGTGTTGA GCCAGAATATGAAGAGGGAGTCTGGACGGAAGGTTCAGACCGGAAATATCAGTGCAGCCAAG acgATCGCAGACGTCATCAGAACATGCCTGGGACCAAGGGCCATGATGAAA ATGCTTTTGGACCCCATGGGTGGGATTGTGATGACCAACGATGGCAACGCTATCCTGAGAGAG ATCCAGGTCCAGCACCCGGCTGCCAAGTCCATGATTGAGATCAGCCGCACTCAGGACGAGGAGGTGGGAGACGGCACCACCTCTGTCATCATCCTGG CGGGTGAGATGCTGTCTGTGTCAGAGCAGTTCTTGGAGCAGCAGATGCACCCGACCGTTGTCATTAGCGCCTACAGACATGCCCTGGATGATATGCTCAACCTGCTCAAAGATATCAG cACCCCAGTGGACGTGAGTGACAGGGAGATGATGCTGAAGATCATCAACTCTGCCATCAACACCAAGGCTCTGAGCCGCTGGTCTGACATGGCCTGCAGCATCGCCCTGGACGCCGTCAAaactgtggagatggaggagaacgGACGCAAGGAGATCGACATCAAGAAGTACGCCAAAGTAGAAAAG GTTCCCGGTGGGATCATCGAGGACTCGTGCGTGCTcagaggtgtgatggtaaacaaggACGTGACCCACCCGCGCATGCGCAGAATGATCAAGGATCCCCGTATTGTGCTTTTGGACTGCTCCCTGGAGTACAAGAAGGGAGAGAGCCAGACTGATATTGAGATCACTCGTGAGGAGGACTTTGCCCGCATCCTGCAGATGGAGGAGGAGTACATCCAGCAGATCTGTGAAGACATCATCCGCCTCAAGCCAGACCTCGTCTTCACAGAGAAGGGCGTCTCGG ACTTGGCTCAGCACTACCTAATGAAGGCTAACATCACGGCTATTCGCCGTGTAAGAAAGACTGACAACAACCGGATCGCCAG GGCGTGTGGCGCACGCATTGCCAGCCGTACGGACGAGCTGCGCGAAGGGGACGTGGGACTGGGGGCGGGCTTGTTTGAGATCAAGAAGATTGGAGACGAGTACTTTGCCTTCGTCACAGAGTGCAAAGACCCTAAAGCCTGCACCATCCTGCTGAGAGGAGCCAGCAAGGAAATCCTGGCG GAGGTGGAGCGTAACCTGCAGGATGCCATGCAGGTGACCCGCAATGTGCTGCTGGAGCCCAGCCTGCTGCCTGGCGGTGGCGCTGCCGAGATGGCTGTGTCCCAGAGGCTGATGGAGCTCTCCAAAGCCCTCACTGGCGTGGAGCAGTGGCCCTACCGTGCCCTGGCCCAGGCCCTGGAGGTCATCCCCCGCACCCTCATCCAGAACTGTGGCGCCTCCACCATCCGTGTGCTGACCTCCCTCAGG GCCAAGCACACCCAGAAGGGCAGTGTGTCGTGGGGGGTGAATGGAGAGACTGGCACCCTGGCTGACATGACCTCCCTGGGCATCTGGGAGCCACTGGCCGTCAAGGCCCAGACCTACAAGACTGCAGTAGAG ACAGCCATCTTGTTGCTGCGCATCGATGACATCGTCTCTGGACATAAGAAGAAGGGAGATGAgcagacaggaggaggacagggcgCCGAGTAG